One window of Marmota flaviventris isolate mMarFla1 chromosome 5, mMarFla1.hap1, whole genome shotgun sequence genomic DNA carries:
- the LOC114106428 gene encoding olfactory receptor 2Y1B-like, protein MRSKNTSIDDGFILVGFSDWPQLELTLFAFISIFYSLTLFGNTSIIVLSRLDPRLNTPMYFFLSHLSFLDLCYTTSTVPQLLINLSGLNRTISYGGCVAQLLISLALGSTEGVLLVVMAFDRYAAVCRPLHYTTIMHPHFCQALAIASWVGGLMNSLIQTGLMMAMPLCGNQLNHFFCEMPALLKLACEDTGGTEAKMFVTRVIIIVIPAALILGSYANISQAVLRIKSMAGCGKALGTCGSHLLVVCLFYGSAIYAYLQPTSSYSESEGKFAALFYTIITPMLNPLIYTLRNKDVKGALLNVLGRSRD, encoded by the coding sequence ATGAGAAGTAAAAATACCAGTATTGATGATGGCTTCATTTTGGTGGGCTTCTCAGACTGGCCTCAACTGGAACTAaccctttttgcttttatttcaattttctactCTCTGACCCTCTTTGGCAACACCAGTATCATTGTTCTCTCAAGACTGGACCCTCGACTGaacacacccatgtacttctttctCAGCCACCTCTCCTTCCTGGACCTCTGTTATACCACCAGCACTGTGCCCCAGCTGCTGATCAATCTTTCTGGACTCAACAGGACCATCAGCTATGGAGGGTGTGTGGCCCAGCTCCTCATATCTCTTGCCTTGGGCTCCACTGAGGGCGTGCTCCTGGTGGTGATGGCCTTTGACCGCTATGCTGCTGTGTGTCGACCACTCCACTACACAACCATCATGCACCCTCATTTCTGCCAGGCACTGGCTATTGCCTCCTGGGTGGGAGGCCTCATGAACTCTCTGATTCAGACAGGCCTCATGATGGCCATGCCTCTCTGTGGAAATCAGTTGAATCACTTCTTTTGTGAGATGCCTGCATTACTGAAGTTGGCTTGTGAGGATACAGGAGGAACAGAGGCCAAGATGTTTGTGACTCGAGTCATAATCATTGTTATTCCTGCAGCACTGATTCTAGGCTCCTATGCAAACATTTCTcaggcagtgctgaggatcaagtcAATggctgggtgtggaaaggctttGGGGACATGTGGCTCCCACCTCCTGGTGGTTTGCCTTTTTTATGGCTCAGCCATCTATGCATACCTCCAACCTACAAGCAGTTACTCTGAGAGTGAGGGAAAATTTGCTGCCCTTTTTTATACTATCATTACCCCAATGCTCAATCCTCTGATCTATACCCTAAGGAACAAGGATGTGAAGGGGGCTCTCTTGAACGTACTAGGGAGAAGCAGAGATTGA